A region from the Candidatus Bathyarchaeota archaeon genome encodes:
- a CDS encoding metallophosphoesterase produces the protein MKLCFLSDAHLFQTYMEKYDPLSDFAQVLNSAAKLKPDAIILAGDMFDYKKTATTYLRHYEGEASMIRIRKLLTTIDVPIFAVRGNHEKSEVLMSLDQTVENFHYRENEWEKIGELDVYFLETCYETSGYDTKRLKTVFETVVKEASNYSAPVLVMHETLAPFDNAVPPQIIEKCGPAFNHVFNGHMHYYDAETYRKEKTVILPSLLPSRVVWGKYWMERYRWGPEDSKYIKEERPSPFGFVIFDSEKRKLKFHRFNPSRKILLLHFEFSNTKLEEARRRLRSVLDELNARKGKEELIVLPAVSGQLEFSPVFLEDIPHEYPDLFVTEILKEFTRKTPFLVGEETLAPIVSPEQIWKEVRKLDSEILQLINEKLPSKISLETVRGVIDAVLKEDSNMFQGPTPKITVMLRNFVERVTKIIQKKEGMKKPKNFETHLEEFVKKVKE, from the coding sequence ATGAAGCTGTGTTTTTTGAGTGATGCACACCTATTTCAGACCTACATGGAAAAATATGATCCGCTATCGGATTTTGCACAAGTTTTGAACTCTGCTGCGAAGCTTAAGCCTGATGCGATCATTCTGGCTGGAGATATGTTCGACTACAAGAAAACAGCTACTACATATCTTCGTCACTATGAAGGTGAAGCTTCCATGATAAGAATAAGGAAGCTTCTGACCACAATTGATGTACCTATATTTGCCGTTAGAGGGAACCATGAAAAGTCAGAAGTTCTTATGAGCTTGGATCAGACGGTTGAAAATTTTCATTACAGAGAAAACGAATGGGAGAAAATAGGGGAACTCGACGTTTATTTTCTTGAGACTTGTTATGAGACCAGTGGATACGATACGAAACGACTTAAGACCGTCTTCGAGACCGTTGTGAAAGAAGCAAGCAATTATTCCGCTCCTGTGCTAGTAATGCACGAAACGCTTGCACCATTCGATAATGCGGTGCCACCACAAATAATCGAAAAGTGTGGTCCAGCATTCAACCACGTTTTCAATGGTCACATGCATTATTACGATGCGGAAACGTACCGGAAAGAAAAGACTGTCATTCTGCCCTCACTGTTGCCATCGCGGGTTGTGTGGGGAAAATATTGGATGGAAAGATACAGATGGGGACCAGAAGATAGTAAATACATCAAGGAAGAAAGACCATCTCCTTTTGGATTTGTCATTTTCGATTCAGAGAAGCGAAAGCTAAAGTTTCACCGTTTTAATCCTTCAAGAAAGATTTTGTTACTCCATTTTGAATTCTCGAATACAAAGCTGGAGGAAGCGAGAAGAAGATTAAGATCAGTTCTTGATGAGCTGAACGCTAGAAAGGGTAAAGAAGAACTAATCGTATTGCCAGCTGTCTCTGGTCAGCTTGAATTCTCCCCCGTGTTTCTGGAAGATATTCCGCATGAGTATCCCGATCTGTTTGTGACAGAAATCTTGAAAGAGTTCACCAGAAAAACACCGTTCTTGGTTGGAGAAGAAACACTCGCGCCTATTGTTTCCCCTGAGCAAATATGGAAGGAAGTGCGGAAACTGGATTCTGAGATTCTGCAGTTGATCAACGAAAAGTTACCTAGCAAAATCAGCTTGGAGACTGTTAGAGGAGTAATAGATGCTGTACTCAAAGAGGATTCCAATATGTTCCAAGGACCTACGCCAAAAATAACGGTTATGCTGAGGAACTTTGTGGAACGCGTGACAAAGATAATTCAAAAGAAAGAAGGGATGAAGAAGCCGAAAAACTTTGAGACACACTTGGAGGAATTTGTAAAGAAGGTGAAAGAATGA
- a CDS encoding hydrogenase formation protein HypD gives MRVEAGRDILLGCQCYLVMIGKIKSNECSLFLGACTPESPKGACMVSVEGTCNIWATYGVEKSKCVSFGLNSFLQVSRACVLLYVFSCIVF, from the coding sequence ATGAGGGTGGAGGCGGGTAGGGATATTTTACTTGGGTGTCAGTGTTATTTGGTGATGATTGGGAAGATTAAGTCTAATGAATGCTCGTTGTTTTTGGGCGCTTGCACACCTGAGTCGCCGAAAGGAGCTTGTATGGTTTCAGTTGAGGGTACTTGCAATATTTGGGCGACGTATGGTGTAGAGAAATCGAAGTGCGTTTCGTTTGGGCTCAACTCTTTTCTACAGGTTTCAAGGGCGTGTGTTTTGCTTTATGTTTTCTCTTGTATAGTGTTTTGA